A stretch of Bordetella petrii DNA encodes these proteins:
- a CDS encoding adenylyltransferase/cytidyltransferase family protein, translated as MPAARFESKILSRQACAAAIAQGTLPRPLVFTNGVFDILHRGHATYLDQAAQLGATLVVAINTDDSVRRLGKGADRPLNRQEDRAALLAALGCVSAVTWFHEDTPVEIIGELRPDLIVKGGDYDMETLPETALVKTWGGRALAIPFEFERSTTSLVKKIRG; from the coding sequence ATGCCTGCCGCCCGTTTCGAATCCAAGATCCTGTCCCGCCAAGCCTGCGCCGCGGCCATTGCCCAGGGCACGCTGCCCCGCCCGCTGGTGTTCACCAACGGCGTCTTCGACATCCTGCACCGCGGGCATGCCACCTATCTGGACCAGGCCGCGCAGCTGGGCGCCACGCTGGTGGTGGCCATCAACACCGACGACTCGGTGCGCCGGCTGGGCAAGGGCGCCGACCGCCCCCTGAACCGCCAGGAAGACCGCGCCGCGCTATTGGCGGCCCTGGGCTGCGTCAGCGCGGTGACCTGGTTCCATGAAGACACGCCGGTCGAGATCATCGGCGAACTGCGCCCCGACCTGATCGTCAAGGGCGGCGACTACGACATGGAAACCCTGCCGGAAACCGCGCTGGTCAAGACCTGGGGCGGGCGCGCGCTGGCGATTCCGTTTGAGTTCGAGCGGTCGACGACTTCGCTGGTGAAGAAAATCCGCGGCTAG
- a CDS encoding protein-L-isoaspartate O-methyltransferase family protein — protein sequence MNASTLPDVEKARFNMVEQQIRPWDVLDPKVLDALFAMRREQFVPPALRALAFSDLEIPLQINAVDTRQTMLAPKVEARLAQELQLTPTDCVLEIGTGSGYQAALLAHLAQQVTSVEIDNRLVAFAQQNLQMNNVTNVKVETGDGRNGWGTTEYDAILVTGSVPTVPDALKYQLRVGGRLVVIVGQAPIMTACRITRTTAASFETVNLFETVVKPLRGATVSQFKF from the coding sequence ATGAACGCTTCGACCCTGCCCGACGTAGAAAAAGCCCGCTTCAACATGGTTGAGCAGCAGATCCGCCCCTGGGATGTGCTCGACCCCAAGGTGCTGGACGCCCTGTTCGCCATGCGCCGCGAGCAGTTCGTGCCGCCGGCGCTGCGCGCCCTGGCATTCTCCGACCTGGAAATCCCGCTGCAGATCAACGCGGTCGACACCCGGCAGACCATGCTGGCGCCCAAGGTCGAAGCCCGCCTGGCGCAGGAACTGCAGCTCACCCCCACCGACTGCGTGCTGGAAATCGGCACGGGTTCAGGCTACCAGGCGGCGCTGCTGGCGCACCTGGCGCAGCAGGTCACCTCGGTCGAAATCGACAACCGCCTGGTGGCGTTCGCGCAGCAGAACCTGCAAATGAACAACGTCACCAACGTCAAGGTCGAGACCGGCGACGGCCGCAACGGCTGGGGCACCACCGAATACGACGCCATCCTGGTCACCGGCTCGGTGCCCACGGTTCCCGACGCCCTGAAATACCAGCTGCGCGTCGGCGGCCGCCTGGTGGTCATCGTGGGCCAGGCGCCCATCATGACCGCCTGCCGCATCACGCGCACCACGGCCGCCAGCTTCGAAACCGTCAACCTGTTCGAAACGGTCGTCAAGCCGCTGCGCGGGGCCACGGTTTCGCAGTTCAAGTTCTAA
- the ubiB gene encoding ubiquinone biosynthesis regulatory protein kinase UbiB: protein MPSFLRVLRILYVAFRFGLDDLVLSSLDHPLANGLRWLIRLGMRPRAPRGLRLRRALESLGPIFVKFGQVLSTRRDLIPADIADELALLQDRVPPFPSAQAAASIEAALGAPPAQLFAQFDVDPVASASIAQVHFAVLHDGREVAVKVLRPGMRQAIERDLSLLRIVARIVERTGPDGRRLKPREVVAEFDNYLHDELDLVREASNCSQLRRNFDAASGRGDLLIVPEVIWEYTASTVFTMQRMYGIPVGQIDRLRAAGIDIPTLARSGVDIFFTQVFSDGFFHADMHPGNIYVSDRPETLGRYIALDFGIVGSLSEFDKNYLAQNFLAFFHRDYRRVAQLHIESGWVPPDTREEELEGAVRAVCEPYFDRPLAEISLGQVLLRLFQTSRRFNVEIQPQLVLLQKTLLNVEGLGRQLDPNLDLWKTAKPYLENWMRQRMGLDGLRKSLAKEATQWSQMLPALPRLMHEQLSRPDVAPQLLLEMTRLRQAQEQGNRLLAALAAVLALAVGVALWALTR, encoded by the coding sequence ATGCCCAGTTTCCTGCGCGTGCTACGCATTTTGTATGTGGCGTTCCGGTTCGGCCTGGACGACCTGGTGCTGTCCAGCCTTGACCACCCGCTGGCCAACGGCCTGCGCTGGCTGATCCGGCTTGGCATGCGGCCGCGCGCCCCGCGCGGGCTGCGGCTGCGGCGGGCGCTCGAATCGCTGGGCCCGATTTTCGTGAAGTTCGGCCAGGTGCTGTCGACCCGGCGCGATCTCATCCCGGCCGACATCGCCGACGAACTGGCGCTGCTGCAAGACCGCGTGCCGCCGTTCCCGTCGGCGCAGGCGGCCGCCAGCATCGAGGCCGCGCTGGGCGCGCCGCCCGCCCAGCTGTTTGCCCAGTTCGACGTCGACCCGGTGGCTTCGGCATCGATCGCCCAGGTGCACTTCGCCGTGCTGCACGACGGGCGCGAAGTGGCCGTGAAGGTGCTGCGCCCCGGCATGCGCCAGGCGATCGAACGCGACCTGTCGCTGCTGCGCATCGTGGCGCGCATCGTCGAGCGCACCGGCCCCGACGGCCGCCGTCTGAAGCCGCGCGAAGTGGTGGCTGAGTTCGACAACTACCTGCACGACGAGCTCGACCTGGTGCGCGAGGCGTCCAACTGCAGCCAGCTGCGGCGCAATTTCGATGCCGCATCCGGGCGCGGCGACCTGCTGATCGTGCCCGAGGTCATCTGGGAATACACCGCTTCCACGGTGTTCACCATGCAGCGCATGTACGGCATTCCGGTGGGCCAGATCGACCGCCTGCGCGCCGCGGGCATCGACATTCCCACGCTGGCGCGCAGTGGCGTCGACATTTTCTTCACCCAGGTGTTCTCCGACGGTTTTTTCCACGCCGACATGCACCCGGGCAACATTTATGTGTCCGACCGGCCCGAGACCCTGGGGCGCTATATCGCGCTGGACTTCGGCATCGTCGGTTCGCTGTCCGAATTCGACAAGAACTACCTGGCGCAGAATTTCCTGGCCTTTTTCCACCGCGACTACCGGCGCGTGGCGCAGCTGCACATCGAGTCGGGCTGGGTGCCGCCGGACACGCGCGAAGAAGAGCTCGAAGGCGCCGTGCGCGCGGTGTGCGAACCGTATTTCGACCGTCCGCTGGCCGAGATCTCGCTGGGGCAGGTGCTGCTGCGGCTGTTCCAGACCTCGCGCCGCTTCAATGTCGAGATCCAGCCGCAACTGGTGCTGCTGCAGAAAACCCTGCTCAACGTCGAAGGCCTGGGGCGCCAGCTGGATCCCAACCTCGATCTCTGGAAGACCGCCAAGCCCTATCTGGAAAACTGGATGCGCCAGCGCATGGGCCTGGACGGCCTGCGCAAATCGCTGGCCAAAGAAGCCACGCAATGGTCGCAGATGCTGCCGGCCTTGCCGCGGCTGATGCACGAGCAGCTCAGCCGGCCCGACGTGGCGCCGCAGCTGCTGCTCGAAATGACCCGCCTGCGCCAGGCGCAGGAACAGGGCAACCGCCTGCTGGCCGCCTTGGCGGCCGTGCTGGCCTTGGCAGTGGGGGTGGCCCTGTGGGCCCTGACCCGCTGA
- the ubiE gene encoding bifunctional demethylmenaquinone methyltransferase/2-methoxy-6-polyprenyl-1,4-benzoquinol methylase UbiE — MQQHSTPSSDPDASTTHFGFQSVPENEKARKVAEVFHSVASRYDVMNDLMSGGLHRAWKAFTIGRAAIRPGMKVLDIAGGTGDLAKAFARRAGASGEVWLTDINDSMLRVGRDRLTDAGLLLPTAVCDAERLPFPNGYFDRVSVAFGLRNMTHKDRALAEMTRVLKPGGKLLVLEFSRVAKPLAPVYDWYSFNILPWLGKKVAGDEASYRYLAESIRMHPDQDTLADMMRTAGLERVQYFNLTAGVVALHEGVRLG; from the coding sequence ATGCAACAACATTCCACGCCTTCTTCCGATCCGGACGCCAGCACCACGCACTTCGGGTTTCAATCTGTCCCCGAAAACGAGAAAGCCCGCAAGGTAGCCGAGGTTTTCCACTCGGTGGCGTCCCGCTACGATGTCATGAACGACTTGATGTCGGGCGGGCTGCACCGTGCCTGGAAGGCATTCACCATCGGCCGCGCCGCCATCCGGCCGGGCATGAAAGTGCTGGACATCGCCGGCGGCACGGGCGACCTGGCCAAGGCGTTCGCGCGCCGGGCCGGCGCCTCGGGCGAAGTATGGCTTACCGACATCAACGATTCCATGCTGCGCGTGGGGCGCGACCGCCTGACCGACGCCGGGCTGCTGCTGCCCACCGCCGTGTGCGACGCTGAACGCCTGCCGTTTCCGAATGGGTATTTCGACCGGGTCAGCGTGGCATTCGGCCTGCGCAACATGACCCACAAAGACCGGGCCCTGGCCGAGATGACCCGCGTGCTCAAGCCGGGCGGCAAGCTGCTGGTGCTGGAATTTTCGCGGGTGGCCAAGCCGCTGGCGCCGGTATACGACTGGTACTCCTTCAATATATTGCCCTGGCTGGGCAAGAAAGTGGCCGGCGACGAAGCCAGCTACCGCTACCTGGCGGAATCCATCCGCATGCACCCCGACCAGGACACCCTGGCTGACATGATGCGCACCGCCGGCCTGGAACGGGTGCAGTATTTCAACCTGACCGCCGGCGTCGTCGCCCTGCACGAGGGCGTGCGGCTGGGCTGA
- the thiD gene encoding bifunctional hydroxymethylpyrimidine kinase/phosphomethylpyrimidine kinase translates to MTAARQPAAGQRPIPNALSIAGVDPSGGAGVLADVKAMSALGAYGCAVIAALTAQNTQGVTDIAPVPPAFVGQQIDTLFADVRIDAVKIGMLGQQPVTLVVAEKLARWLPPHVVLDPVMVAKSGDLLLEREAVGALREALLPQATMLTPNLPEAGVLLGERPVETVKEMRRVAERLRGIMAHSGQRWVMLKGGHLPGNDTIDLLHDGDRMIELPGHRIDTRNTHGTGCTLSAALAALLPQTGDVPEAARRAKAYLAEALRHADRLQVGSGHGPTHHFHAWW, encoded by the coding sequence ATGACTGCCGCGCGCCAGCCGGCCGCCGGGCAGCGGCCCATTCCCAACGCGCTGAGCATCGCCGGGGTCGACCCTTCCGGCGGCGCGGGCGTGCTGGCCGACGTCAAGGCCATGAGCGCGCTGGGCGCCTACGGCTGCGCCGTCATCGCCGCGCTCACGGCCCAGAATACCCAGGGCGTTACCGACATCGCGCCGGTGCCGCCGGCCTTTGTCGGCCAGCAGATCGACACCCTGTTCGCCGATGTGCGCATCGACGCGGTCAAGATCGGCATGCTGGGCCAGCAGCCCGTCACCCTGGTGGTGGCCGAAAAGCTGGCCCGATGGCTGCCCCCCCATGTGGTGCTGGATCCGGTCATGGTGGCCAAAAGCGGCGACCTGCTGCTCGAACGCGAGGCCGTGGGCGCGCTGCGCGAAGCCCTGCTGCCGCAGGCCACCATGCTGACCCCCAACCTGCCCGAGGCCGGCGTGCTGCTCGGCGAACGCCCGGTCGAGACCGTGAAAGAAATGCGCCGCGTGGCCGAGCGCCTGCGCGGCATCATGGCGCATTCGGGCCAGCGCTGGGTCATGCTGAAGGGCGGGCACCTGCCCGGCAACGACACCATCGACCTGCTGCACGACGGCGACCGCATGATCGAACTGCCGGGCCACCGCATCGACACCCGCAACACCCACGGCACCGGCTGCACCCTGTCGGCCGCCCTGGCCGCCCTGCTGCCGCAGACCGGCGACGTGCCCGAGGCCGCCCGCCGCGCCAAGGCCTACCTGGCCGAGGCGCTGCGCCACGCCGACCGCCTGCAGGTGGGTTCGGGCCACGGCCCCACGCACCATTTCCATGCCTGGTGGTAA
- a CDS encoding Tim44 domain-containing protein: MSRPGFTRLLAAALIAVAGTAMLAVSFDAEARRMGGGSSFGRQSTNITQQRQATTPSTSTTTTTNRSTAPATGTAAGTAAAGTAAKSGMSRWLGPIAGIAAGLGIAALLSHLGLSGAFAEFLSSMLLIGLVVFAVLFIVRRLRGAGPRHATQGAYGAGSARQDDAGQSPQQPLWRQSLGASAGTAPAAAPAAAAAPAASLPAQGDDDNWYIPGDFDSTEFLKKAKEQFVQIQAIWDSGDTDRLREFLTDDLIAELKQQLAERGAAPNQTEVVLLNAEMLGIETVSDGHLASVRFSGMLREAPGTEAFRFEEVWNLYKPQQGGWLLAGIQQIPIEYAS, encoded by the coding sequence ATGTCCCGTCCCGGATTCACCCGGCTGCTCGCCGCTGCGCTGATCGCTGTCGCCGGAACCGCCATGCTGGCGGTGTCGTTCGACGCCGAGGCCCGCCGCATGGGCGGCGGCAGCAGCTTCGGCCGCCAGTCCACCAACATTACCCAGCAGCGCCAGGCCACGACGCCGTCCACCAGCACGACCACCACCACCAACCGGTCCACGGCGCCGGCCACGGGTACCGCCGCCGGCACCGCCGCCGCGGGCACGGCCGCCAAGAGCGGCATGTCGCGCTGGCTGGGCCCCATCGCCGGCATCGCCGCCGGCCTGGGCATTGCCGCGCTGCTGTCGCACCTGGGCCTGTCGGGCGCCTTCGCCGAATTCCTGTCCAGCATGCTGCTGATCGGGCTGGTGGTGTTCGCGGTGCTGTTCATCGTGCGCCGCCTGCGCGGCGCCGGCCCGCGCCATGCCACCCAGGGCGCCTACGGCGCCGGCTCGGCGCGCCAGGACGACGCTGGCCAGAGCCCGCAGCAGCCCCTGTGGCGCCAGTCGCTGGGCGCCTCGGCCGGCACGGCGCCGGCCGCCGCGCCGGCGGCGGCGGCAGCCCCCGCCGCCTCGCTGCCCGCCCAGGGCGACGACGACAACTGGTATATCCCTGGCGATTTCGATTCCACCGAGTTCCTGAAAAAGGCCAAAGAGCAGTTCGTGCAAATCCAGGCCATCTGGGACAGCGGCGATACCGACCGCCTGCGCGAATTCCTTACCGACGACCTCATCGCCGAACTGAAGCAGCAACTGGCCGAGCGCGGCGCCGCGCCCAACCAGACCGAAGTGGTGCTGCTCAACGCAGAAATGCTGGGCATCGAAACGGTGTCCGATGGCCACCTGGCCAGCGTCCGCTTCTCCGGCATGCTGCGCGAGGCCCCCGGCACCGAGGCCTTCCGCTTCGAAGAAGTCTGGAACCTGTACAAGCCCCAGCAAGGCGGCTGGCTGCTGGCCGGCATCCAGCAGATTCCCATCGAATACGCAAGCTGA
- a CDS encoding TolC family outer membrane protein, with protein MRAGSLAATLFLALAASLSTPAGAAQDLLQIWREALASDPLYAAARASYRASIEQLPQARASLLPAVNAEVLGAYDETRATRSVSSRSRDGTRGAWDLVLTQPLYDWSRWQRYEQAKLGVADAELQLQQAYQDLLLRVADAYFNVLAAQDTLAATEGEKAAVAAQLESARRNFELGNSTITDTYEAQARYDLVVAQELLQQHALDVLRDELGKIIGQPPGALAELPRSVPLPPPQPARLADWSTQAEAASLEVARAQLHTQIAQRDIQVARSGHYPTLSLRATSGSADSSHRDAAGGRAVDNSIGLVLSVPIYSGGGVSSQVTEKVQLEQKARKEYEAARRQAIQSARQHYTGVVSGLARIAALEAGEKSSRAAVQANQTGYEIGVRINLDVLNAQQQLYATQRDLAQARYNTLLNGLRLKAAGGILSEADLDAVNRLLRLPAP; from the coding sequence ATGCGCGCCGGTTCGCTTGCGGCCACGCTGTTCCTGGCGCTTGCCGCAAGCCTTAGCACGCCGGCCGGCGCCGCCCAGGATTTGCTGCAGATCTGGCGCGAAGCGCTGGCCAGCGACCCGCTCTACGCCGCGGCCCGCGCTTCTTACCGCGCCTCTATCGAACAGCTGCCGCAGGCGCGCGCCAGCCTGTTGCCGGCGGTCAATGCCGAAGTGCTCGGCGCCTACGATGAAACCCGCGCCACGCGCAGCGTGTCGTCGCGCAGCCGCGACGGCACCCGCGGCGCCTGGGACCTGGTCCTGACCCAGCCCCTGTACGACTGGTCGCGCTGGCAGCGCTACGAACAGGCCAAGCTGGGCGTGGCCGACGCCGAACTGCAGCTGCAGCAGGCCTACCAGGACCTGCTGCTGCGCGTGGCCGACGCCTATTTCAACGTGCTGGCCGCGCAAGACACCCTGGCCGCCACCGAAGGCGAGAAAGCCGCGGTGGCCGCCCAGCTGGAGTCGGCCAGGCGCAATTTCGAGCTGGGCAATTCCACCATTACCGACACCTACGAAGCCCAGGCGCGCTACGACCTGGTGGTGGCGCAAGAACTGCTGCAGCAGCACGCCCTGGACGTGCTGCGCGACGAACTCGGCAAGATCATCGGCCAGCCGCCCGGCGCGCTGGCCGAACTGCCGCGCAGCGTGCCGCTGCCGCCGCCGCAGCCGGCGCGCCTGGCCGACTGGTCCACCCAGGCCGAGGCCGCCAGCCTGGAAGTGGCGCGCGCCCAGCTGCACACGCAGATCGCCCAGCGCGATATCCAGGTGGCGCGCAGCGGCCACTACCCCACCCTGAGCCTACGGGCCACCAGCGGCAGCGCCGACAGCTCGCATCGCGACGCCGCCGGCGGCCGCGCCGTCGACAACTCCATCGGCCTGGTGCTGTCGGTGCCCATTTATTCCGGCGGCGGCGTGTCCTCTCAGGTAACAGAAAAAGTCCAACTGGAACAAAAGGCGCGCAAAGAGTACGAGGCCGCGCGCCGCCAGGCCATCCAGTCGGCCCGCCAACACTACACCGGCGTGGTGTCCGGCCTGGCGCGCATCGCCGCGCTCGAAGCCGGCGAAAAGTCCAGCCGCGCGGCCGTGCAGGCCAACCAGACGGGCTATGAAATCGGCGTGCGGATCAACCTGGACGTGCTCAACGCCCAGCAGCAGCTGTATGCCACCCAGCGCGACCTGGCCCAGGCGCGCTACAACACCCTGCTCAACGGGTTGCGGCTCAAGGCCGCGGGCGGCATCCTGTCCGAAGCCGACCTGGATGCCGTCAACCGGCTGCTGCGCCTGCCCGCACCCTGA
- the phoB gene encoding phosphate regulon transcriptional regulator PhoB translates to MSSTILVVEDEPAIQELIAVNLSFAGHKVLRAFDAEQAQTLIRAELPDLILLDWMLPGTSGLTLARKLRDDERTRAVPVIMLTAKGAEQDKVDGLEAGADDYITKPFSPKELMARIKAVLRRRAPQLTDDIIDVSGLKLDPVTHRLSGNEQSLSIGPTEFRLLHFFMTHPERVFSRSQLLDQVWGDHVFVEERTVDVHIRRLRKALEPSGHDAHVETVRGSGYRFTAQVPAR, encoded by the coding sequence ATGTCCAGCACCATTCTTGTTGTCGAAGACGAACCCGCCATCCAGGAACTCATCGCCGTCAACCTTTCGTTCGCCGGCCATAAAGTCCTGCGCGCTTTCGACGCTGAACAGGCCCAGACCCTGATCCGCGCGGAACTGCCCGACCTGATCCTGCTCGACTGGATGCTGCCCGGCACCTCGGGCCTGACCCTGGCGCGCAAACTGCGCGACGACGAGCGCACCCGCGCCGTGCCGGTCATCATGCTGACCGCCAAGGGCGCCGAGCAGGACAAGGTCGACGGCCTGGAAGCCGGCGCCGACGATTACATCACCAAGCCGTTCTCGCCCAAGGAACTGATGGCGCGCATCAAGGCGGTGCTGCGGCGCCGGGCGCCCCAGCTCACCGACGACATCATCGATGTCAGCGGGCTGAAGCTCGATCCGGTCACGCACCGACTGTCGGGCAACGAGCAGTCGCTGTCGATCGGCCCGACCGAGTTCCGCCTGCTGCATTTCTTCATGACCCACCCCGAGCGGGTTTTCTCGCGCTCGCAATTGCTGGACCAGGTGTGGGGCGACCACGTCTTCGTGGAAGAACGCACCGTCGACGTGCACATCCGCCGCCTGCGCAAGGCGCTGGAGCCCTCGGGCCACGACGCGCACGTCGAAACCGTGCGCGGCAGCGGCTACCGGTTTACTGCACAGGTCCCGGCACGGTAA
- a CDS encoding ferritin-like domain-containing protein: MLYPELFKTMEAVRWNMASDIPWDDFDRSKLSDEQAYTIKMNAITEWAALPATEMFLRDNRGDSDFCAFMSVWFFEEQKHSLVLIEYLRRFCPELVPTEEELHKVRFEFDPAPELETLMLHFCGEVRLNHWYRRAADWHTEPVIKAIYQTISRDEARHAGAYLQYMRRALHDRGQRTSEQARLSFSKIGVLMASASRTAQAMHPTNLHVNKALFPNDTVQSRLPEPGWLEHWLDTQIRFDGAWEQKVASRILHILSSLMGRSFESVKDLNRYRKEIAGLAAAGAQPELIVPAGA; the protein is encoded by the coding sequence ATGCTTTATCCTGAACTCTTCAAGACCATGGAAGCCGTACGCTGGAACATGGCAAGCGACATCCCCTGGGATGACTTCGACCGCAGCAAGCTGTCGGACGAGCAGGCATACACCATCAAGATGAATGCCATCACCGAATGGGCGGCGCTGCCGGCCACCGAAATGTTCCTGCGCGACAATCGCGGCGACAGCGATTTCTGCGCATTCATGTCGGTATGGTTCTTCGAAGAGCAGAAGCATTCGCTGGTGCTGATCGAATACCTGCGCCGCTTCTGCCCCGAACTGGTGCCCACCGAGGAAGAGCTGCACAAGGTGCGCTTCGAATTCGACCCGGCGCCCGAGCTCGAGACGCTGATGCTGCACTTCTGCGGCGAGGTGCGCCTGAACCACTGGTACCGCCGCGCGGCCGACTGGCATACCGAGCCGGTCATCAAGGCCATCTACCAGACCATCTCGCGCGACGAGGCCCGCCATGCCGGCGCCTACTTGCAGTACATGCGCCGCGCCCTGCACGACCGCGGCCAGCGCACCAGCGAGCAGGCCCGGCTGTCGTTCTCGAAAATCGGCGTGCTGATGGCCTCGGCCAGCCGCACGGCCCAGGCTATGCACCCCACCAACCTGCATGTGAACAAGGCGCTGTTCCCCAACGACACGGTGCAGTCGCGCCTGCCCGAGCCGGGCTGGCTGGAGCACTGGCTGGATACGCAGATCCGCTTCGACGGCGCCTGGGAACAGAAAGTGGCCAGCCGCATCCTGCACATCCTGTCGTCCCTGATGGGCCGCAGCTTCGAGTCGGTGAAAGACCTGAACCGCTACCGCAAGGAAATCGCCGGCCTGGCCGCGGCGGGCGCGCAGCCCGAGCTGATCGTTCCGGCCGGCGCCTGA
- a CDS encoding ubiquinone biosynthesis accessory factor UbiJ: protein MLPFSVLPTPPRLAVRALNALLAREAWARERLARHAGKTVRFAVGGFTAGLAVNSEGYADLADTAVVPDVTLTVDPAKFNPLRLLPGQDRPDVAEATHIEGDAALARVVADLAASLRWDPEDDLARVVGDIPAARLTAGARAAGEGMRAAAASLGRNVSEYLAEERGVLAGAPLLAQWRQDLAELGARGDAVARRAADLDARLARLARQRGA, encoded by the coding sequence ATGCTGCCCTTCTCTGTATTGCCCACTCCTCCGCGTCTGGCGGTTCGCGCGCTGAATGCCTTGCTGGCGCGCGAAGCCTGGGCGCGTGAACGCCTGGCGCGCCATGCCGGCAAGACTGTGCGTTTTGCGGTGGGCGGCTTCACGGCCGGCCTGGCCGTCAACAGCGAAGGCTACGCCGACCTGGCCGACACGGCCGTGGTGCCCGACGTCACCCTTACCGTCGATCCGGCCAAGTTCAATCCGCTGCGCCTTTTGCCCGGCCAGGACAGGCCCGACGTGGCCGAGGCCACCCATATCGAAGGCGACGCCGCGCTGGCGCGCGTGGTGGCCGATCTGGCCGCCAGCCTGCGCTGGGACCCCGAAGACGACCTGGCTCGCGTGGTGGGCGATATCCCGGCGGCGCGCCTGACGGCGGGCGCGCGCGCGGCCGGCGAGGGCATGCGCGCCGCGGCGGCCAGCCTGGGGCGCAACGTGTCCGAGTACCTGGCCGAAGAGCGTGGCGTGCTGGCCGGCGCGCCGCTGCTGGCCCAGTGGCGGCAAGACCTGGCCGAACTCGGCGCCCGCGGCGACGCCGTGGCGCGCCGGGCGGCCGACCTGGACGCGCGGCTGGCCCGCCTGGCCCGGCAGCGAGGCGCCTGA